A genomic window from Solanum dulcamara chromosome 11, daSolDulc1.2, whole genome shotgun sequence includes:
- the LOC129875075 gene encoding uncharacterized protein LOC129875075 — protein sequence MAKSMRSKREKRLRSIRRDIVATEPTVLKKEAAKLAAQEAALGAPKLIVKSPFSPTTMDTSASTSNTDTKMDVEMADGNESAKSLKPLGKKMKKKLKIAKKKNHGKGKIRRKNV from the exons ATGGCGAAGTCAATGAGATCAAAGAGGGAAAAGAGGCTGAGATCCATAAGGAGAGATATAGTTGCTACAGAGCCCACTGTTCTTAAGAAAGAAGCTGCTAAATTGGCTGCCCAAGAAGCTGCCCTTGGTGCTCCTAAGCTTATTGTTAAGTCTCCTTTCAGCCCCACCACCATGGATACTTCTGCCTCTACTTCTAACACCGATACTAAAATGG ATGTGGAGATGGCTGATGGCAATGAAAGTGCAAAATCTTTAAAACCTCTTGGAAAGAAGATGAAAAAGAAGCTTAAAATAGCTAAGAAGAAGAATCATGGCAAGGGAAAGATCAGGAGGAAGAATGTTTGA
- the LOC129873677 gene encoding protein TRIGALACTOSYLDIACYLGLYCEROL 2, chloroplastic — protein sequence MMAGNALVHVSTNSTLFPIIPNRRNVLGDRFLCRKTPIRPKNQIFTVKAMSANTGHTQEQEQQSGSSSEHKGPLSVILDVPRNIWRRTMRPLSDFGFGKRSIWEGGVGLFIVSGTVLLALSLAWLRGFQLRSRFRKYLAVLEFEQACGICTGTPVRIRGVSIGNVIRVNPSLRNVEAVVEVEDDKIIIPRNSLVEVNQSGLIMETMIDITPRDPIPIPSAGPLDPDCVKEGLIICDRQKIKGQQGVSLDALVGIFTRLGREAEEIGLSNTYALAQRALNVVEEARPLLTKIQAMAEDVQPMLADVRDSGLLKEVESLTRSLALASEDIRRVHSTVMTPENTELIRKSIYTLVFTLKNVESISSDILGFTGDEATRRNLKMLIKTLSRLL from the exons ATGATGGCTGGAAATGCTTTAGTCCATGTATCAACAAATTCTACTCTGTTTCCCATCATACCCAATAGAAGAAATGTGTTGGGTGATCGTTTTCTGTGTAGAAAAACACCAATCAGGCCTAAAAATCAAATCTTTACTGTGAAAGCAATGTCTGCAAATACGGGTCATACTCAAGAACAAGAGCAACAATCCGGGTCATCTTCCGAGCACAAAGGTCCGCTTTCTGTTATTTTAGATGTTCCCAGGAATATTTGGAGGCGAACTATGCGTCCATTGAGTGATTTTGGGTTTGGAAAAAGGAGCATCTGGGAAGGTGGGGTTGGGTTGTTTATTGTTTCGGGTACGGTGTTGTTGGCACTCAGCTTGGCTTGGTTGAGAGGGTTTCAGCTGCGGTCTAGGTTCAGGAAGTATTTAGCTGTGCTTGAGTTTGAGCAAGCTTGTGGCATTTGCACTGGCACACCTGTTAGAATCAGAGGAGTAAGTATTGGTAATGTGATTCGAGTTAATCCTTCCTTGAGAAATGTTGAAGCTGTTGTTGAG GTTGAAGATGATAAGATAATCATTCCTCGAAACTCCTTAGTTGAGGTGAACCAATCTGGTCTTATCATGGAAACCATGATTGATATCACACCACGAGATCCAATCCCAATACCTTCCGCAGGGCCTCTGGATCCAGATTGTGTTAAGGAGGGTCTGATAATTTGCGACAGGCAAAAGATAAAGGGACAACAAGGGGTTAGTCTAGATGCATTGGTTGGGATATTCACACGTCTTGGCCGTGAAGCAGAAGAAATTGGTTTGTCGAATACCTATGCTTTGGCTCAGAGAGCTCTAAATGTCGTTGAGGAGGCACGGCCGCTGCTTACAAAG ATTCAAGCCATGGCTGAGGATGTCCAACCTATGCTAGCTGATGTTCGCGATAGTGGCTTACTGAAGGAAGTTGAGAGTTTAACCCGAAGTCTGGCCCTAGCATCTGAGGATATAAG GAGAGTGCACTCCACAGTCATGACTCCTGAGAACACTGAATTGATACGAAAGTCCATATATACGCTGGTCTTCACTTTGAAGAATGTTGAG AGCATTAGCTCCGACATTTTGGGATTCACTGGCGATGAAGCTACTAGGCGCAATTTGAAAATGCTTATCAAAACGCTAAGCAGGCTATTGTAA
- the LOC129873657 gene encoding transcription factor MYB46-like — translation MGHHCCSKQKVKRGLWSPEEDEKLIRHITTHGHSCWSSVPKLAGLERCGKSCRLRWINYLRPDLKRGCFSEQEERTIIDVHRILGNRWAQIAKHLPGRTDNEVKNFWNSYIKKKLISQGFDPNTHNLLSTSHQNNKKKDNNNYTTSSVFTIETSLSSLSTKELVSMDMIKASLAALSPFPYTNMSHPQTSLSRLYGSVSNFKNRVPTMTNIGNSNLASTNIDYQKQSTSTETFGIINENCMWAVTGFESPCHVFGNGHEEMQQEAQVQLQEKNCLEDVLYKVNDLHEFNNKGRITENVTYDDGSDFDFEFVNSELVSCGIFTNLNSIDQLAWDC, via the exons ATGGGGCATCACTGCTGTAGCAAACAGAAAGTAAAGAGAGGTCTTTGGTCTccagaagaagatgaaaaactCATCAGACACATCACCACGCATGGCCATTCGTGCTGGAGTTCTGTCCCTAAATTAGCTG GACTAGAGAGGTGTGGAAAAAGCTGCAGGCTTCGGTGGATAAATTACTTAAGGCCAGATCTGAAAAGGGGTTGTTTTAGTGAACAAGAAGAAAGGACCATAATTGATGTACACAGAATCTTGGGAAACAGATGGGCACAAATAGCTAAACATTTACCTGGTAGGACTGATAATGAAGTGAAGAATTTCTGGAATTCTTACATTAAAAAAAAGCTTATCTCTCAAGGCTTCGATCCAAACACCCACAATCTACTTTCTACTAGTCATCAAAACAACAAGAAAAAAGACAACAATAATTATACCACATCATCAGTTTTCACTATTGAAACTAGTTTATCGTCATTATCGACGAAAGAATTAGTATCAATGGACATGATCAAAGCAAGTCTTGCAGCCTTGTCACCTTTTCCTTACACTAATATGTCCCACCCTCAAACAAGTTTGAGTCGGCTATATGGATCTGTTTCCAATTTTAAGAATCGTGTTCCCACCATGACAAATATTGGAAACTCAAACCTTGCCAGTACCAATATTGATTACCAAAAGCAGAGTACTTCAACGGAGACATTTGGAATTATTAATGAGAATTGTATGTGGGCTGTTACTGGATTTGAATCTCCATGTCATGTATTTGGGAATGGACATGAAGAAATGCAGCAAGAGGCACAAGTTCAACTCCAGGAAAAAAATTGTCTTGAGGACGTACTCTACAAGGTTAATGATCTTCATGAGTTCAACAACAAAGGACGAATCACGGAGAATGTAACTTATGATGACGGCTCTGActttgattttgaatttgtgAATTCTGAATTGGTGTCGTGTGGAATTTTCACTAACCTAAATTCTATTGATCAACTTGCATGGGATTGTTAA